A single region of the Gossypium arboreum isolate Shixiya-1 chromosome 12, ASM2569848v2, whole genome shotgun sequence genome encodes:
- the LOC108478501 gene encoding spindle and kinetochore-associated protein 1 homolog — protein sequence MDLKQAGSSLDSLISSFNTRIAELQELVIARNMYPASSVTDLSAIDAALKGMELQVKAIKDRLHEETKAIPKAKKLIAKSLRQQKKLQSMSVYAPSYLPERTATLNLDSDRGLVPEACKQQPNQSTMVEEPAAIPKEKKSRGSPPLWYITAGELDSLSSYMRGRLTLEKVNAAINDMATYAEANAQLIAAPKKKLAENQWERALELKDIATTESIKGKHFFLETDMKGPSLKLDNTGKAILTVLRHLGRISETRMGHHRVIILLKPQ from the exons ATGGATCTTAAACAAGCCGGTTCATCACTCGATTctctgatatcttcattcaacacTCGAATCGCTGAGCTACAAGAACTCGTCATTGCAAGGAACA TGTACCCGGCGAGTAGTGTGACGGATTTGTCGGCAATTGATGCGGCATTGAAGGGCATGGAGCTTCAAGTGAAGGCGATCAAGGACCGCTTGCACGAGGAAACCAAGGCCATTCCAAAAGCCAAA AAACTGATTGCCAAATCGCTGCGGCAGCAGAAGAAATTGCAGAGTATGTCTGTTTATGCACCCTCATATTTGCCTGAAAGAACTGCAACCTTGAATTTGGACTCTGATAGAGG TTTGGTTCCTGAAGCCTGTAAACAGCAGCCTAATCAGAGCACTATGGTTGAGGAGCCTGCTGCTATACCAAAG GAGAAGAAAAGCCGTGGCTCTCCGCCATTATGGTACATAACTGCCGGTGAATTAGATTCATTGTCTTC GTACATGAGAGGAAGGCTCACACTTGAGAAGGTCAATGCAGCTATTAATGACATGGCAACATATGCTGAGGCAAATGCTCAGCTTATTGCTGCTCCTAAGAAGAAG TTGGCAGAAAATCAATGGGAGAGAGCCTTG GAACTGAAAGATATTGCAACGACAGAATCTATAAAGGGAAAGCACTTTTTCCTTGAAACTGATATGAAAGGACCATCATTGAAGCTTGACAATACTGGAAAAGCCATTCTAACT GTCCTTCGTCACCTTGGTCGCATCAGTGAGACTCGGATGGGACATCATCGTGTGATCATTCTTTTGAAACCTCAATGA